From Bactrocera oleae isolate idBacOlea1 chromosome 4, idBacOlea1, whole genome shotgun sequence:
acaaatatatgtaggtacaatGTAGTAGGTTTTTATTCACACATATGTTATGCTATACCCGACAGTAAATTTGTCAAATACCTTATTATTGTGCTACTAGCCCAAGTGAGTACTGAACATAAATGCTGCGTATTACAGATAGCCGAAATcttgtttgaatttttatactaaAGTTGAAATTGCtttgtaatatttacaattaattactttgaaatatttcacCGGTCTGTAGTTGTTTGCGAAGTCATTCGGTTAGAACCAGTGCTTTATGAAAgcaaaacatacattttactaTATGGTTGCATCGTTAAGGGTTTGCCATAAAAATCCAGCATACAAAGCATTATCTCACTTAACACCCTCCCAACGCGTTATTTTTTACTCTATCAGTTGATATTTTTTACTCGACAGATCTCTGTCGTTACGCCTGCGCACAGTTTCAGCTTTGAACGCGTATGAAATGTGGAAATGTGTAACATtgggaaaaaaaaaaactaggaGAAAGAGAGTGTAAAAGTTTAAAGCGCGCTAAATTTAGCTTTGTATTACTTTTCCATGAGCgatttatttcacattttattgtGCAACCGTAGCAGTTGCTTTTTTTCTGCCATTATCGCTTGTGTTGTCTGTCTGTTAGTAGAAAATCGTCCAATGAGTTGTGTAAAAGCGCTACGCCAGCATAAATAATGAGTTGCTGTgcagtaaatatgtttgtttgacaaaaaattactttgttACTTCATgctataatttcataaaaacgaAATTATATTTGGCTAAAATAATATGTAGATGTTACAACTACTTGCaaggtatataattttataaaatggtaacaatttataaaaaattacttatttcaCATATAAAGATGTATATTTCTCGTTCAAGCCAAAAGAAAACACAACTTGAGTAGACATAAAACATTTTCACGTGAAATTAAGAAATGTTCTGCATTGAGAGACACCAACCTAACAGATATGATCATTTTTACACTTAAGGGATGCGCTTTGAAATGAATTAAATATCatttagttaattaaattttgcatttaaaaaaaatgtatacgattaacaagaaaaaatgtaaagttcGGTTGCGCCAAAGCTAGAATAtcattcacaaataaagaagtttcctgCCAAaaacaacttgattttgacaTCCTGTCAAATAGAGAAGTTTacatagaagaacttgattttgttagttcagtttggatggcagctatagtggtccgatatcggcggttccaataAATTAGCAGCATCGTGGGTTGGTAAGGCATATTTTTATAGAGCCTACGACGTTTCCTTTCGGGTTTTACAAGTTgcttggcaaacttaacatattCTGTTCAGTGGATAAATACACCAGGTCTTTATTATTGAAGAAACAGGCACAGATACTTTATAAATACCATatgaattgaaaatgaaaatcacaGCCCGTGTACTTAGTCATTTAAAACACTGTAGCTACATGTATGGCAAATATATGTAGTTATGGAAGAGTGGGATTTTTAGATAGTACTTAACGATATTTTTTCTCTGCCTATTCTACATATTTTGCTCCCAACACAGAAAACTCATTGAAACTCGCTATTATTGGGCCTACAATACTTTCGTCTCAATGTGAATTAGCAAGCGCTATGTTAGTAATGTATTCAACAGCACTTATTTGATTCGAGAGTAGTTTTCCGTCACTCACAGTTCTTTCGCAACTTTGACAACAACACCAAACTAATGGCTTTTGCTGCCAACACTtcatattgttgctgctgctaaaAAGTTGCGACATTCAAGCAATCAATGAAAAGCAGAGAATCCAACGAGTCTATGCTAGACAATAACAATAACGACCAGAAAACATTTCTGTATGTACTTTGGTTATAACAAAAAGTTTCATAAAATTCAAAGAGTAGCAGCTAGCTTGCAACGAATTCtctcaatttttttacattccTTCTGCTGTGAATAACGGATAAAGTGGTTAGAATGTTGTAGATTGATatctacttttatataaaaatagatcTCTATTTCGTACTAGCTGGTATTACTGATCTGTATTGTTCGTAAGTACCGTTTGGCGGGAATGATATATTAAACCGCAAAAATATCAATAGTGTTGATGTTGCTTTTAATATTGTGGTCGTCTTGCTAAATTAATGTATAGTCGAAGTTATGAAGCTTTTCTACTCGAAGAAGCGTTATCATGAATTTacgcaataaataaaatgtatggcCTTCCATACAAGTTAGATGCAGTAGATATTTAAGCATAAACTACTTGCTAtagattaattaaaaaaatctctAACTGGATTCGCTTGAATGCCGCCCGCACTATCCTTCTAATTTAAAAGCTTGCAAGTTATTAAGCAAGGTATGTTGCATCACCTTGTCGAAAAGTGCACTTCTTGTATTCGTAAAAATTACTTCTTTGTTTACTTATTAACTTGTGCAACAGCTGGATGAAGTGAACTTTACTTTGCATCTCCTCtgattttcaaacataaaaacgatattcataaaaatctttaacatttcacaataacaataatataacaatattCACACAATAGGTTCATATATTAAAGAGAAGCAACTTAGgagagtttttaatttaatttaatttttttgcctaAATGTTAAATGGGAAATGATGTGAATTCAATTCCAAGCGCATTAAAGAGATATGCAAAAAGAACTTGTTATGAATATGACAAATTCTACTCTTAACGATTAATAACCGAATTcctttttatgattttctccGTTGATAAAGCAAATACGAAGtagcaatacaaaaaaaaatagggAAAAATATTGTGTAATAAATGCACTTCTTGTTTGCCGACATCTTTACAGACATAGGTAAGTATATAGCCTCTTGAGTTTACTATTGCACTTGCACAACCAATACCAGCCGTCAAATTTACCAACCAAACAACGGCTTCAACATGGTCATCAGACGGCGGCTAGCAATACGAACAAAAGTACACACAACGACAAATAGTCACGGCAGCACGGTAGTTTAGTAGCAACAACTGAACAATAAAAGCCCAACTTACATTTCTAGAAAAACCACTTTTTCATAGAAATTGTTTTTTAGGTCGCCTTGGActcatttttcgttttttcaacTACGCCACGCTCACTTCACTTCTTTACTTATTGCTTCTTCGCAATTGTCTGGCTACTCTTTCTCTCTCAATTTCTTGGCTCTTTGCTTTTACTTCAACAAATCCACTGTCGATCAACGACGACGACTTTACTCCATTTACACAAGCACAcgcattcaaataaaaaaaaaaaaacacacacacacaaacatagtCACATATATTAACGCGTGCACTATTTCATTTTCTTGCTTACAAGAAACTTCTTTCGCAATTTCCTTATACTTCAACAGCGTGAACGTAGCTATCACCCACTAGTTTTTGAtgcactacatacatatacattctgCATAAGAATTACATCTGCATTATATTAACGTTTTAACTTACGAATAATTTTAACTTCATAAGCACACAGGATCTATTCACAATATTTTGCTTTCCTCTGTTACTCACTAAATTTCATGTATGCATACATGGTCATTTCGTCATTCATTCTTGCTTTCACCGCACCGCTGTTTCCTAAGCTTACCtctttttcaatacttttttattaagcACACGCTGGTCTGCTCCTTTCTCTAGTACTAGCTGGCTTGCTTTTTCTTTCGTCTTTCACGGCGTTCAACACAGAAATGCACACCGCACAATTTCTTCTTCTTCCGTTACTTTTCTCCAAGATTTCGCTTCAGCTATCTATTTCTTTcttttccttttcactttcaacttCTACTTTTTCGCTTcctttattaaaagaaaattaatctTCTAACTTCCaatttactattttcattcatttattttgacACGTTAGATTTTCCACAGTAAGCACGCAATGGTAATTGGAAAGATTCCGCTTGTTTTGCACTATTCGATGCAACCGATGAAAAACAATACTCTACTCAGTCACCGCCTTTCAGTTTCAGCgagaaaaacaaaatgaaagttgTTCTTCTTTCCTTtcgattatttattttacagcgAGTTTACATTGAGAACAGTTTGACAGAGTTGCTAATCGGATCTTTGTAATATTTGGCACATTACTAAATACTTGATAAGAACTACACTTACCGCAGACAAaggttaaatatttaataaaaatacctTGCAATCGATACTCTAATACTATTTTCATTTCTGTGAGAATATAATGTTCTGAATTTCCTAAATTTCCCTGTGGATATAATACAAGTTAAAATAAAACGAACAAACCCAATATGTCAGTAACTGTTCCCATGTCTCATTTgttccaaaaaccaaaaacaaaaactcatcAGCTGTTTTGTGTTATGAATTTATTCCTATTTTCTTATTTCCACGTGAATCCAcaattttgttgtggttttaaatTAGATATTGACCACATTAtgttaattaaaactatttttcaaaatgctttcgCTTCGACGATCAATTAAATATACTTTACAAAGTTATATTAAACACAATGTGCGCTTTTGTAGCAGCAATTTAATTCGACAGACTGCCAATGAAACCGAAAAGGAACCAAAGCTGTCCGTACGCCAATCTGAATGGAATCTGGCACAGGAGAGATATGCTAAGCATCCTCTAATTCTATATAGTAACAAATTGGAAGAGCAAGAAGAATTTATGACACCTCAACAATTCCGAGCGTATAAACATAAagaattaataaatgaaaagctTACATTACGAAATCTACAAAAACAACCACTTATACCTGAGCCACAGCGCAGTGTTAAGGTGGACGATAACAGAGAtaacaattttccaaacaattggATGGAAGATTATGAATTCTATGAGGGCAACGACGACGAGAAACATCCCCCTTACGGTACAGCCGACAATAATATACAGCCTTCATTAGTACCTTGTAGTGGTTGCGGAGCACATTTGCATTGTACTCGGACTAATTTGCCAGGTTAGTTGATTTTAAATGCtgaattttaaactaaaataaatttattgtaacaaaAATTGTGCACTTTATTTAGGATACATTCCAGCCGAGATATTTGCTGGTCGCACGAATAAAGAACTCCAAACCATAACATGTCAGCGCTGTCATTTTCTAAAGAATTATAATATTGCTTTAGATATTGAAATAAGTCCAGAGTCATACGTCGAAACCATATCCCGGATAAAAGATGAACATGCCTTAGCAATAATAATTGTAGATCTATTTGATTTTCCATGCTCCATATGGCCAGGTATAGGCGATGTTCTTGGCCACAAACGTCCGGTGTTTGTCGTAGGTAATAAAGTAGATTTACTACCACGGGATCATAATAATTACTTGGATCATGCTAAAAGTTGTTTGAAAGATCAAATGCTGCAGTGTGGATTCGACTCACTTAACATTAAACACATTGGCTTAATTTCTGCTAAAACGGGCTACGGAATAGAAGAACTCATAACTCAACTATTCAAAATATGGGCATACAAAGGAAACGTTTATTTAGTTGGTTGCACGAATGTTGGAAAAAGTTCTCTCTTCAATATACTTTTAAATTCAGATTATTGCCGTCCGGAGGCTACGGACTTGGTTCGCAAAGCGACGACCTGCCCTTGGCCAGGTACAACTCTTCAAATGCTAAAGTTCCCTATACACAGACCTTCAGATATAAGAATATATCGACGTTTTCAGCGGCTAACTTCCGAACGTTCACAGAAGTACGCTGAGCACGCACTTCGGCGCCAGAAAGCACAAAAAACTGGCGATATTAACACAGCTCGTCTTGTTGGTAAAATTGGTAGGACTTTAGTTAAGAATGAAGAAACTGTTGATGCATTCGCTGTCAGAACCGGAACACAACCAATAGTTACGTTGAATGAAAAAGATCCACGATATCGTGAGGCTAAGTGGTGTTACGACACACCGGGTGTAATGCACCCAGAGCAGTGTACAGAATTGCTTACAACGCAAGAATTGCAGCAATTGACACCTCATGGTATGATTTTACCTAGAGCTATACGTCTCAAACCGGGTATGAGCCTCTTCCTAGCCGGCTTAGCTCGTTTGGATTTCATAGAATGTAAATACGTTGATATTGACTGGGTAAAAGTAATTGTATTCAGCTCTTTACACCTACCTTTGGTTATTGCTCAGACGGATAACgctgaaaatatgtacaaagaaTACCTTGGCACGGAAGTACTCGGTCTACCATACGGCGATGAGGTACGTCTATCTCGTTGGCCAGGCTTAAAAAGTTCCAATGAAGTTATTCACCTTATAGGTAAGTATGAGGATGCAATCAGCTCCGAAATAGTTTTGTCATCAGCTGGTTGGGTGGGACTAAGAGTCCCTTATGCCAGTGATTGTACATTCAAAGCATGGACACCTCATGCCCGTGGTATTTATGTACGTTCCCCACCATTGGTACCATACGCAGAACGCTTGGTGGGTAAGCGTATACGAAACTCTTTAGCATATAATCTAGGAAAgtcatttattttcaaaaaataaactaTTCATAAAAACCAATATTTACTTGGCTTTCCTTTACAAATTCTAATATGTTGagtcaatgttgttgttgtatcggcaaaaaacattcctgaagtaatttggAGGAATGCTGTCGAGTTAACAATCCTTGACCGAATAAAAATTGGGACCGTTCCGGTTATGTAGACCCAAACCTCTGATGAGCTATAAAGTCGCTGATGTTATAATTGCTTGAGTATACCTGAAGCCGCGTTAAGgttgaatataaaataagaaaaaaatagataatgtttgcataaatattttctaatctaTTAAACTACTATCTATAATCTAGTTAAAAAAGTAGGTgtgtattttaatacttttcaaaaatatttacaaatgtatttgcAACCCTATTTTCTTTCCTGCTTCAacaaaaatttgacatttcaaAACTTCATTGGGTACATAAGGAGATAAAAATGACAACAAAGAAAATTGgaagaattgaaaatttttaagagAAATTTAAAGATTCGAAGTGTTTTTTATTAGTTGTGCAAAACTTAAATTGATTTGTGCTAGTTTATTATGGAACATTAGTTTCTATTTGAGAGGCTATCTTAAGTACTGGAAAACGTATGTAAAAATTTGTTCTAGTTGATTAGCTCGTTCAgtacataattaaattaataatataacttGTAGTTTTATGTGAAGTAATAAGGCGACAAAATGGAACAAAATTCTGTGGACCCATTTGCTTCCGAAAACAGCGGAACTGCCCGCTTTGTGGATAAGTTAGTTGATAATGGTTTAGCGGGTAGCGGTGGTGCGTGCAGCAGCAATAGTGCAACTATAAACGCCACGCATGAATTTCAAACCATGAAACCGGGTTTGGGACAAAAGCCCGGTCAAACGTCGGGACGAACTGAAATACCGCATAGTGAACTAGTAAAGATGCTCTATTTTTTGGAGGGTGAGCTTCAAGCACGCGACGTCGTAATTGCTGCATTACGAAATGAACGAGTCAAACAATATATAACTCAACTGCGTTCGAAACGTGTGCAACCAAATGATCCGTATGCGGCAATTTTCCGTGATAAAATAGCACTAGCCGGCAATATGATTTCGCGAGAATCATCCACACAAGCGGCTCAAGCAGAAATGGAAGTACGACAAATAATTGAACAGCAAATGGAGCAACAATATCAAATGGTTAGCAAACAACGTGCCACGCATTTGCGAATGGTGAACATACTTACTGAGTCTTTGGAGAACAATCAACGGATGTTGCaggaattagaagaagaaaaGCGAAAACACGAACATGATACAGCTCAGGGTGATGACATAACCTATGGCTTAGAACTAGAGCGGACTAAGTTACGGCAAGAGTTGGAAGAGGAACGAgcgcaattgaaaaaaatggaaaaagaaatgaaaaagctACAAGAAACTTTGGATTATGAACGTAATCGTCAAAAGCAAATTGTTCTCTTGCTTATAGCTGAACGTAAAAAGATTCTTATGAAGTACATTGAAGAGGGTTAGTATTTGAGCTTCGAATTTTTCGTCAAAGAagctttatatataatttattaacttaGGTAAACGGTCAGAAGACTTGGCGCAAATATTAGCAGAGGAGAAACAACGCTCTGATACTATTGCGGAAGGTCTGGAAGAAGAGAGTAAAAAGTCATTACGTATGGAAGAGGAAATGGAAAAGCAATCTGCTGCTTTCGATAATGAACGCAAAACTCTCAAATTGACGGCTGCCAAGGAAGAGACGCGGTATTTCGTTTGACTAGCTAattcaaattgtataataatttttaaaaat
This genomic window contains:
- the LOC106626777 gene encoding nitric oxide-associated protein 1 — its product is MLSLRRSIKYTLQSYIKHNVRFCSSNLIRQTANETEKEPKLSVRQSEWNLAQERYAKHPLILYSNKLEEQEEFMTPQQFRAYKHKELINEKLTLRNLQKQPLIPEPQRSVKVDDNRDNNFPNNWMEDYEFYEGNDDEKHPPYGTADNNIQPSLVPCSGCGAHLHCTRTNLPGYIPAEIFAGRTNKELQTITCQRCHFLKNYNIALDIEISPESYVETISRIKDEHALAIIIVDLFDFPCSIWPGIGDVLGHKRPVFVVGNKVDLLPRDHNNYLDHAKSCLKDQMLQCGFDSLNIKHIGLISAKTGYGIEELITQLFKIWAYKGNVYLVGCTNVGKSSLFNILLNSDYCRPEATDLVRKATTCPWPGTTLQMLKFPIHRPSDIRIYRRFQRLTSERSQKYAEHALRRQKAQKTGDINTARLVGKIGRTLVKNEETVDAFAVRTGTQPIVTLNEKDPRYREAKWCYDTPGVMHPEQCTELLTTQELQQLTPHGMILPRAIRLKPGMSLFLAGLARLDFIECKYVDIDWVKVIVFSSLHLPLVIAQTDNAENMYKEYLGTEVLGLPYGDEVRLSRWPGLKSSNEVIHLIGKYEDAISSEIVLSSAGWVGLRVPYASDCTFKAWTPHARGIYVRSPPLVPYAERLVGKRIRNSLAYNLGKSFIFKK
- the Naus gene encoding CTTNBP2 N-terminal-like protein, producing the protein MEQNSVDPFASENSGTARFVDKLVDNGLAGSGGACSSNSATINATHEFQTMKPGLGQKPGQTSGRTEIPHSELVKMLYFLEGELQARDVVIAALRNERVKQYITQLRSKRVQPNDPYAAIFRDKIALAGNMISRESSTQAAQAEMEVRQIIEQQMEQQYQMVSKQRATHLRMVNILTESLENNQRMLQELEEEKRKHEHDTAQGDDITYGLELERTKLRQELEEERAQLKKMEKEMKKLQETLDYERNRQKQIVLLLIAERKKILMKYIEEGKRSEDLAQILAEEKQRSDTIAEGLEEESKKSLRMEEEMEKQSAAFDNERKTLKLTAAKEETRVKELEQEVALLRAENEALKKQQQILQQSVAAGVSGTLVGGAKARTLSDDACATPMVNIAKIVQPTATVTSVPVSGPTTGIARAPGQTLRSGVGNALPAIAVAQSVAAAMPLQTVALANAGNIIGDSATTVAAAISAAITSTANNLTTGTVGGAVGPIVASAPPSPSPVKMQPTATIQRAPGGKYAALAAAAAASHSLDQTATAPHPVPIAVPPVTVPPAGARGAPPPIPPNKPIVPPKREPSLSRLSSIAVASAVSGTVGVNSANSVGISNATPNTKLN